The following are encoded in a window of Corynebacterium marinum DSM 44953 genomic DNA:
- the dxr gene encoding 1-deoxy-D-xylulose-5-phosphate reductoisomerase, giving the protein MTDSSVSPRRILLLGSTGSIGTQAIEVVLDNPDLFEVVGIAAGGSSPDLVVAQARQLGLAPGRVAVADEQAAYTVGRELGGAVIAGPDAAERLVREVEADTVLNALVGSLGLAATLATIELGAILALANKESLVAGGDLVMAAAAPGQIVPVDSEHSAMAQCLRSGTEREVDRLVLTASGGPFRGRNRGQMWDATPEQAAAHPTWSMGQMNTLNSATLINKGLELIEATLLFGIPAERIDVTVHPQSIIHSMVTFTDGATIAQASPPSMKLPIALAMHWPHRVPAAQPALDFTRAHDWRFEPLDDAAFPAVQLARDVATRRGTFPAVYNAANEEAAAAFLQGRIRFPQIVDVVAEVVSGAGQFAGVPSSVDDILTVEREARMRANAIVDKL; this is encoded by the coding sequence GTGACTGACTCCTCCGTTTCCCCCCGGCGTATTCTCCTTCTCGGTTCGACAGGATCGATCGGTACTCAGGCCATCGAGGTGGTGCTGGACAACCCCGACCTCTTCGAGGTGGTCGGAATCGCGGCCGGCGGCTCGTCCCCGGACCTCGTCGTCGCCCAGGCGCGGCAGCTGGGCCTGGCCCCGGGCAGGGTGGCCGTGGCCGATGAGCAGGCCGCGTACACCGTGGGCCGGGAGCTGGGCGGCGCGGTCATCGCCGGCCCGGACGCCGCGGAGCGGCTGGTCCGCGAGGTCGAGGCCGACACCGTGCTCAACGCGCTGGTGGGTTCCCTCGGGCTGGCCGCCACGCTGGCCACGATCGAACTCGGAGCAATCCTGGCGCTCGCGAACAAGGAGTCCCTGGTCGCGGGCGGCGACCTGGTCATGGCGGCCGCCGCCCCGGGGCAGATCGTCCCGGTGGACTCCGAGCATTCCGCGATGGCCCAGTGCCTGCGGTCCGGCACGGAACGCGAGGTGGACCGGCTGGTCCTGACCGCCAGCGGCGGCCCCTTCCGCGGGCGCAACCGCGGGCAGATGTGGGACGCCACGCCGGAACAGGCCGCCGCGCACCCGACCTGGTCGATGGGGCAGATGAACACCCTCAACTCGGCGACGCTGATCAACAAGGGGCTGGAGCTCATCGAGGCGACCCTGCTGTTCGGCATCCCGGCCGAACGCATCGACGTCACCGTCCATCCCCAGTCCATCATCCACTCCATGGTCACCTTCACCGACGGGGCGACCATCGCGCAGGCCTCGCCGCCGTCGATGAAGCTGCCGATCGCCCTGGCCATGCACTGGCCGCACCGGGTCCCGGCGGCGCAGCCCGCCCTCGATTTCACCCGCGCCCACGACTGGCGTTTCGAACCGCTCGACGACGCCGCCTTCCCCGCGGTCCAGCTCGCCCGGGACGTCGCCACGCGGCGCGGCACCTTCCCGGCGGTGTACAACGCCGCCAACGAGGAAGCCGCGGCGGCCTTCCTGCAGGGGAGGATCAGGTTCCCGCAGATCGTCGACGTCGTCGCCGAGGTTGTCTCGGGGGCGGGCCAGTTCGCTGGTGTACCGTCTAGCGTCGACGACATCCTGACGGTCGAGAGGGAGGCCCGGATGCGGGCGAACGCGATCGTCGACAAGCTCTAG